From Xanthomonas citri pv. mangiferaeindicae:
GCCAGCGCCCAGAAGATGCGCTGCCACACCGGCGATTCCTCCTCGCCCTTGGTGGTGAGCATGTCGATGACCAGCGAGCCCGAATCCGACGAGGTCACGAAGAAGATCACCACCAGCGCCGTCGCCAGACCCGAGGTCAGCGTCGAGAACGGCAGGTTTTCCAGGAACTGGAAGATCGCCACCGAGCTGTCGGCGGCCACCGCATCCACCAGTTGGGTCACGCCGTCGACCATGACCATGTGCAAGGCCGTGTTGCCGTAGATGGTCATCCACAGGAACGTGAAGCCGAGCGGCACGAGCAGCACGCCGACGACAAACTCGCGGATCGTACGGCCGCGCGAGATGCGCGCGATGAACATGCCCACGAACGGCGACCAGGCGATCCACCAGCCCCAGTAGAACAACGTCCAGCCACCCAGCCAGCTGGTCGGCTCGTAGGCGTAGAGGTTGAAGGTCATCGAGAACAGGTTCGACACGTACATGCCGGTGTTCTGCACGAAGGTCTGCATCAGGTAGACCGTCGGCCCGGCGATCAGCACGAACGCCAGCAGCGCGACTGCCATGATCATGTTGAGCTCCGACAGCCGGCGCACGCCACGATCCAGGCCGCTGACCACCGAACCGGTCGCGATCAGCGTGATCACCGTGATCAACACGATCTGCGTCGTCGTCCCCACTGCGATGTCGAACAGATAGTTCAGGCCGGCGTTGATCTGGATCACGCCCAGACCCAGCGAGGTCGCCAGACCGAAGATCGTGCCCAGAACCGCGAAGGTGTCGACCGCGTGGCCGATCGGGCCGTGGATGCGCTCGCCGATGATCGGGTACAGCGACGAGCGGATCCGCAGTGGGAGCCCGTGGCGATAGGCGAAGTAGGCCAGCGACAGCGCCACCACTGCATAGATCGCCCAGGCATGGATGCCCCAGTGGAAGAAGGTGATGCGCATGGCCTGGCGCGCGGCGGCGATCGTCTGCGCATCGCCGATCGGCGGCTCGGCGTAATGCATGATCGGTTCGGCCACGCCGAAAAACATCAGACCGATGCCCATACCCGCCGCGAACAGCATCGCGAACCAAGTGACGTAGTTGTAGTCGGGCCGGCTGTGATCGGGCCCGAGTTTGATCCGGCCAAAACCGCTGACCGCGATGCCGATGATGAACACCAGAAAGCCCGCCACCGCGAGCACGGTGAACCAGCCCGCGTCATTGGCGACCCAGGTCTTGGCATGGCCGAACGCGGTTTCGGTCGCTTCGGGCACGACGAACGAAAGCACCACCAGGGCCAGCACAATCAACGCCGACGGGTAGAAGACCGGGCCGAGAATGCGCGAGTGCCAGCGTTCCGGCGGTGCGGCCGGCTCAGGGGCCGGATGCGCGGGAGAGTCGTTCATGGAAAGTCCTCATGCGGGGCACGGCGTCGGGCTGCAGCCTGTGCCAGGCGCCGCCGTGTCCAGGTGAAAGCGGCGGCAAGGCCGCCACCGGAGCGTGGGCCGGGCAGCGCCCGGCCTGCGATCAGAAGTAGAAGCCGATGTTGACGTTGAGCCGGGAGTGCCAGCCGTCGTTGGCCGGATCGCGCACGCCGATACCCGGGCCGCCGGCGAACCACATGTTCTTGCCGGCGATCCAGTCGACGTAGGTCAGCATCACGCCCTTGCCGAAGCTGCAGCCGGTGACGTTCTGGATCGAGTCGCGCAGGCCCGGATCGCCGCCCACCGGCAGCGTCGCGCTGGCATTGTTGTAGCAGGTGATGCTGTCGAACCAGCCGGTGCGCTGCACGTCCCAGGCGACGTTGAACGTCGGCACATCGGCCTGCGAGGCGATCTCGAACGGAAACATGAAGGCCGACATCGCGATTCGCGACTCGGGGTTGTCGTAGCGGTAGCGCGCCCATTGCGCCTGCAGCGTCAATGGACCGCGGGTCCATTGCCCATGCAGCGCGGCGCCAGTGTGATCGTGCTTGCGACCGTCGATACGATTCTCGATGCGGCCAGCGAATGCCGACACGCCATAGGCCGTCTCCCAGCCGCCGCTCGTGCCGCTGCGCTCGTAGCGCACGATCGCGCGTTCGCGCTCGCGATAAGGCAGGTCCTCGGTCGTCGCGACATCGAAGGAATAACGGTCGAAATTGGCGCCGGTGCCGTACTCATCGCCAGAGAACACACCCGCATGCCACTGATGCGCGCCGTGCTGGCGCTGCCAGACCACGCCCAGGTCGTAGTCGTCCTCGATGCCCAGGTAATAGCCGGAGCCGAACCAGAAACTGTGCGAGGCCGTCGGCAACAGGCCGAACGGCACCTGCTGGACACCGGCGCGGATATCGGACACTGGGCCGCCATCGCGGCCGTCCTCCAGGCGCCAACCCGCGTAGGCGTGATGGATGGCGTCGAAGCCGTCGTACCAGCGGTACTGCAGGGAGAAGAAGGCAGGGCCAACATGGCCTTTGGCGTCGACCCGGACCAGTTCGGTCTGCAGGCCGCTGGTCGGCCCATAGTCGAGCCATCCGTAGTTGAAGCGGACCGCGCCGCCAAGATCGAGACTGCGTCCGGCATCGGCACCGTCATCTGCCGACACGACAGGCATTGCGCCTGCCAGGACACCACATAACAACCATCTGGAACCACGCATCATCACAACAGGTCTGCCCTCCTCGAAGCACTCGATGAATCGACACGAATCGGCCATTTTAACGATTCGCAGCGCCAAGCCCAAATCCGGCGGAATGCGAATACGCAAAAAACGCAGGGAAAAACCCGGGGTTTTCAGCCAGGACACGATATGCGACACGCGCGCGCCGCAGGCCATTCGATGCCAGGAAACACACGGCCGTCCCAGGTGCGCGGCCGCATCCGGGCGCTATCATGGACAACCGGCAATGATGCCGATGTGCAGATCTCGCATGACCGTCTACGTCGACGATGCCGTGCACCTGTGGCGCGGCGAACGCTGGGCGCACCTGCTGGCGGACACGCTCGACGAGCTGCATGCCTTCGCCGCGCAGCTCGGTATCCCGCGCCGCGCGTTCCAGAACCGCACCAGCGGTGCGCACTACGACGTCACCGCCGCATTGCGCGACCGCGCGATCGCGCTGGGGGCGATGCCGATCTCGCGCCACAATGACCGTGCGCTGGTCCGCGCGGTGATCGACAACGCGCGGCGCCAGGGACGCGGCCTGGCGCCCTGAGCGCAGCGCCACGGATGAAGCCGACGTTCGGCGGCGGTATCCTTCCGCCCTTTCCGATCACGATTTTCGACCATCATGACCGACACCCCACCCGACCGCCTGTCCAACGACCCGCGCAGCCCGTACTACGATGCGGACGCGATGAACCGCGGTATCGGCATCCGGTTCAACGGCAACGAGCGCCGCGACGTCGAGGAATACTGCGTCAGCGAAGGCTGGATCCGGGTCGCGGCCGGCCGTGCACTCGACCGCCGCGGCCAGCCGCTGACGGTCAAGCTCAAGGGCACGGTCGAGCCCTACTTCCACCTCGGCGGCTGACCCGACTGGGCACCACGCCGGCCGATCAACTGCCGGCGCGGACCTCGGCCACGATGCGGTCGGCGATCGCCTGCACCTGCTTGGTGGTCATCGGCGCGAAGATGCCCTGCCAGGCGCTCGACGTCGTGTCGTAGCTGCGCGTGGCGACGACCTGTCCCCCGGGTTGCTTCACGAATTGCGCGCTGGCCTTGATATGCGCGTTGCCGGTCATCACGCCCAGGCCGATGCGGGCGCCGGTCGACACATAGCGGTAGCTGTCCACGCGCAGCACCACCACGACCCCGGGCGGATCAAGCGTGGCCGGCCGGCTGTCGCGCACGCTGCCCTGCATCCCGGCGGCCGACGTCGCATTGCGGATCGCCTCGTCCCACAGCGCACGGAACTGCGACCAGTCGTCGGACGCACGTGCGGTATCGCTGCCCTCGACCACCAGCACAACCTGACGCACATCGCCCCCGAACACGACCGGTTCCTCCGGCACGCCGGCCGGCCGCTGCACCGTGGCCGCGCAGGCCGACAGCAGGGCGAGCAGTGCAGTGGCCACGACAAGACGCAGCGCGCACACACGGCGATCGGCCGCGGATGGGATTTGGGGACAAACGGTAAGCATGGCGATTCCTCCGATGGCGGGCATCGCGGCCGGACCCTCCCCCTGCGCGGCGTCCTGGCGCGCGTGGGCAGCCTAGCGCGGTCGCATGCGCATCGCGTGAACTAACCGCCCGCCTCACAACATGCCGTCGCGCTTGATCGCCAGATAGCGTTCGACGAGCGCGGACGGCAGCTGCTCGCCGGTGACGTCGAGCACGGTCACGCGATGGTTGCGCAACGCATCGTGCGCGGCCTTGCGCTGGGCCAGATAGCGCGCGGTGGCACCGGCGCGCACGGCGTCGTCGTGATCGCGCACTTCGGCATCGAGCACCTCGTCGAGCGCGCGCTCGCGCAGCGAGGCGACGACGACCAGGTGCCGCTTCTGCAACATGCGCACGGCTGCCAGCACATCCTCGATGTCCTCGTCGCGCAGGTTGGTCACCAGCATCAGCAGGCCGCGCCGACGCTGACGCAGCGACAGCTCGGTCGCCGCGGCCAGGTAGTCGGTCGCCACCGCCTGCGGTTGCAGGTCGTAGCTCACCCGCAGCAGCGTGTCGACCGCGCCCATGCCGCGCTGCGGCGCCATCCAGCGCGCGTCGCCGCCGGTTGCCAGCAGGCCGACCGCATCGCCCTGGCGCAACGCGAGATAGGACACGACGAGCGCAGCATCGAGTGCGTGGTCGAAGTGCGACAGCGCACCGTCCTGGGCGAGCATCCGTCGCCCGGTGTCGAGCACGACGATCAGTTGCTGGTTCTTCTCGTCCTGATACTCGCGCGAGATCAGCTTGCGTGCGCGCGAACTGGCCTTCCAATCGATCTGGCGCAGGCTGTCGCCGATGCGATACTCGCGCATCTGGTGGAAATCGGTGCCTTCGCCGCGTCGCCGCTTGATGTGCGCGCCGACCAGCCGCGAGGCCTGGTCGGCGCTGAGCAGCGCAAGCCGGGTCAACGGGGCGAAGTTCGGGAACACGCGCACGCGCTGCCGCGTACCGGCATCGCGCCGCTGCCGCCACAGGCCCAGCGGCGAGCGCAGACGCAGTTGCACGCCGTCGAATGCGGCCTCGCCGCGCCGGATCGGGCGCAGCCGGTATTCGACCCGGGCGACGGTGCCCGGCGCGAGTCGCAGCCGCCGCGGCAGGCCCGTGACCTCCCAGTCCGGCGGATGCAGGTCGTGCACATCCAGATGCTGCACGCGTGCGCCGCCCTCGATCTGCAGCACCGCCGGGCGGGTCACACCGATCGGCCAAGCCTCGGGTACCGTGCGCACGACATCCGGCGTGGGTCGGCGCGCCAGCAATGCGAGGTCACCGATCGACAGCGCCAGCAAGAGCGCACCGATCGCCTGCCATGGCAGCACCGCAGGCGGCCACAGCGAGGCCGCCACCCCGGCCAGGCCCCAGACCACGAGCAGCCCGATCAGGACCGGCGCCGGCCTCATGTCTGCATTCCGCGTTGGCGAACGCCCGAGGTCATCGGCGCGGCGCGTCGACCTTGGCCAGCACCGCCTGCAGCACCTGGTCGGCATCCTGACCTTCGATCTGCAGTTCCGGCGCAAGCGCGATGCGATGGCGCAGCGCGGGCGTGGCGATCTCGCGGATGTCGTCGGGGGTCACGAAATCGCGTCCGGCCAGCACCGCCTGCGCGCGCCCGGTGCGGATCAGCGCCAAGCTGCCACGGGGACCGGCGCCCAGCGCGATGCCCGGCCAACGGCGGGTCGCGCCGGCGATACGCACGGCGTAGTCGACGACCGCGGCATCGACGACGGTCGCCGCGGTGCCCTGCTGCAGCGCGACGATCTCGCCCGGCGCCAGCACCGTCGCCAGCTGCGACAGGTCGAAATCGGCCGCGACCTTGCCGCCGCTGATCGCGGTCACCATCGCGACCTCGTCCTCGTGCTCGGGGTAGTCGATCAGCACCTTGAGCAGGAAGCGATCGAGCTGCGCCTCGGGCAACGGGTACGTGCCTTCCTGCTCCACAGGGTTCTGCGTGGCCAGGGTCATGAACGGCGGCGGCAGTTCGAAGCTGTGGCCTTCGATCGTGACCTGCTGTTCCTGCATCGCCTCCAGCAGCGCAGACTGGGTCTTGGCCGGTGCACGGTTGATCTCGTCGGCCAGCAGCAGGTTGGTGAAGATCGGCCCGCGGCGCACGACGAAGGTCTCGCTCTTGGTGTCCCACACGGCATGGCCGCTGACATCGCTGGGCATCAGGTCGGGCGTGAACTGCACACGCGCGAAGTTGCAGCCCAGCGCGGTCGCCAGCGCACGCACCAGCAGCGTCTTGCCCAGGCCCGGCACGCCTTCGAGCAGCACGTGGCCGCCGGCCAGCAGGGCGACCAGGATCTGGTCGAGCACCTCGGGCTGGCCGATGAAGGCCTTGGCGACCTCGTCGCGGACGGCGGCGACGCGTTCGGCGAGGGCATCGCCGGTGATCGGCGCGGGCGGGGACACAGGCAGTTCGCTCATGGTCGGAGTCTCGTGAGGTTCGATCGCATCTGGATCAGGCGGGCGATGCGCTGGCGCAACGCCTTCGCATCGTCGGGACGGGGCGCGAGCAGGGCCTGGCGGACCTCGCGCGGGGACAGGCCGGTGCGCGCGGCAATGGCCTGGTCGCGGGCCTCGCCCTCGAGCGAGGCGGCCAGTGGGTCACGCCGGCGCAGGCGCGCCAGGAACGCCTCGCGGACTGCCTCGTAAAGCAACGGCGCACGGCCGTAGCGCACCAGGTGCTCGCCACTGGCGCGCACGTGTTCGAGCAGCGCGCGCCGTGCGGCCGGCGGAGACGGCCGCAACGGGCCCAACCGCTGCGTGCGCATCCACAGCCAGGCGGCCAGTGCCAGCAGCAGCGGCCCCCAGGCCATCCAGCCGCGCGTCAGCAGCAGGTACCACAGCGGCGGCACGCTGGCCGCGTAGACGAGGTGGACCGTCCCCTCGCCCCAGTTCGGCGCCAGCACTTGGCGCGCGAGCATCCAGTGCGGGCCCTCGCGCAGCGCATCGTTGGCGAGGAAATCCATGTCGGCGAGTACATCGACCCAGCCCTCGCCGTGGGCAAAACGGGCATAGGCCAGATGGCCGTCCGGGTCGCCCCAGGCCAGCCACGGCTCGCCCCCGTCGAGCTCGAAGCGGCGCCCCCGCAGAACTCGGTATGCGGCGGCTGGCCTTCGATGCGCAGGTGTTCGCAGACCCCGGCGCCGTCGATCAGCCGCACGCCCAGTTCGCCGAGCAAGGTCCGCGGCCGCGTCGCCCCGTCGCGCAGCCGCGGCGGCGGCGTGCGCACCACCAGATGACCGCCGCCGTCGACCCAGTCGACCACGGTCGCGATCTCAGCCGGCGTCATTGTCCCCGGATCGCCGTAGATCAGCAGCGTGTCGCGCGGCCCCAGCGCGATCGTGTCCAGGCGCAGGCGCTGGCGCGACTGCGCCGGCACCCCGGCCTCACGCAGCGTCTGGCGCAACGCGTACAGCGGGTTGTAGGCCGCCTCGCCGCGCGGCGGCAGCGTGCGCTCCTCGTCCACGCGCTCGTGGGTGTGCAGGAACCACGCCACGCTCAACGCGAGCACGAGCGCCGCCAGCACCCCCAGTCCGATGCGCGTCGGCCAGCCCATCAGGACGCCCACCCGAAACGCGGCGCCAACGCGGCAACGAGCGCCTCGAAGCCCTCGTCGTCGGGCAGCCGCCCACCGTACGCGGCGCGCTGCCAGACCCGCACCATGCCCGCAAACGCATCACGGTCGCTGGCCTCGGGCAGACGCCGCGACGCCCGCAGGCACTGCGCCTCGGTCGCGCCCGGGACCAGGGTCACCCCGGCCCGTTCGGCCATCGCCTCGACGCTGCCGCGGTAGAGCAGCGCAAGTGCGCGCCGCCGCTGGCCCTCACGCCACAGCGTCCGCGCAGTCGTCACCAGATCGTCGGGCAAGGCCTCGGGCAGCGGTGGCGCCGCATCGACGACGATTTCGCTGGGCGCGTCCGTTGCGGCGAGCCCGTCGCGCATCCACGGCCACCAGCGGCGTGCGGTCAGCACCAAGGCCAGCACGATCAGGCCGAACACGATCCACAGCCCGTACTCGGCGATCAGCGCGAGCACCTGTGCAATCGCCGCGAACACCCCCGGATCGAGCGTGCTGCTGCGATTGCGCGCCTTGTCCTCGCGCGTTTTGGGCTGCCAACGCCGTTCGATCCGCCGGTTGTCGAGCAGGGGATCGGTATACGCGCGCTCGACGGACTGGCCGAAATCCGCATCCTGCGCGAGCTGGTCGTCGAACACGTCCTGCAACGAGACCGCCGCCGCGTCCGTCTCGTGGTCCCGGTTTCGGTCCCGATCCCGGTCCTCGGGCGTCCAGGTCTTGGTCGGCGCCAGCGGGTCGTCGGCCGGGGCCTGTTGCGCCTGCGACGGGCCGGCGGCCAGCAGCAGACCCGCCAACAGCGCGACCGTGAAGGTCGAGGCCGTCGGCGCGATCCGCGCGCGCAGCCGCCGGAACGCGATCTCCAGATCCCAGGCCTCCAGCTGCGTGCGCCGGTTGAGGTACAGCCCGAACCCGGCGCCGACCTGGAACGGCGCGACCAGGCCGATCGCCAGCCACAGCGCCAGATTGCCCAGCACCTGCGCCCAGCGTGGGGGCTGCTGGGTGATCAGCGCCCACATCGCGCGCGCCGACTCCGACAGCAGCTCGGCGGGCACGAACAGCAGCACCAGCGAGACCAGCGACAGCACCAGCACGCCGACGAACAGCTGACCGACGATGGCCAGCAGCAGCGCATGCCCGCCAACGCCGTCGATCAGCAGCCGCCGGCGCTGCGCCAGCGCCGGCCCGGTCAGGCCTTCGAGCAGTGCGACCGGCAGCGCCACCGTCCGCCACGGACTGAACCGCCGCCAAGTCAGGTAGGCGAGGATCGGACGCCAGCCCCAGCGCAGCTGCGCGGCGAGCGTCTGCCGCGGCCGCGGCGCGGCGCCGAACACCGCGCGCGAAAGCACGAACAACGGAATCCGGTCGAGCAGCGGCGCCAGCCACCACAGCGCCAGCGTCGCCAGCCACAGGCGGTCGATCGCCCAGGCCGCGGCGTTGACCGCGACAAACAGCGGCAGCGCGCACGCCAGCCACGGCCCCCAGATCGCAGCCGCATGCCGGCGCACCAGCGCGTTGCCCAGCTCCATTGCTTCCCAGCCGGTGCGCGGGCGCAGCTCGACCTGGACCGACTCAACGCGCATCCACGCCCCCACGTCCGCCGCGCCACAGCCACAGCAACACCAGCAGCCACAGCCCGCCGCCGACGCCGAAGCGCACGGGATCGGGAATCGCCCCGGTCGACGACCAGAACGCCTCGACGAACGCCGCGAACACCAGCATCACCAGGATGCCGATGCACAACCGGCCGCCATCGCGTCCGGCCTGCACCAGCGCATCGAGCCGCCGCAACGGGCCCGGCGCGACCAGCGCCAGGCCCAACCGCAGGCCGCCGGCACCGGCGATCACGATCGCGGTGAGCTCGGGCGCCGAGTGGCCGGCCACGAAGCGCCAGAACGGGCCGCCGTGACCGATCGCCTGCAAATGGCCGGCGACCACGCCGAAGAACACGCCGTTGAACAGCAGCACGAATATCGTGCCGACGCCCGCCAGCAGCCCACTGGCGAAGGTGCGGAATCCGATGCTGACGTTGTTCCAGATGTAAAAGCCGAACATCTGCACATCGGTCTGGCCCGAACGCTGGAAGGCCATGTCCGCCCCCGCCGGGTCGTACATCGATTCCATCTGCGCCAGCTGCGACGGCGAGAGCACCGTATAGGCCAGCTCCGGCCATCGCAGCACCAGCGCGAACAACAGCGCCATCGGCAACGCGAACAAGGCCAGCGACGCCCACAGACAACCACGCTGGGCACGCACCAGGCGCGGGAACTCGGCCAGCAGGAACAGCAACGCGCGCCGCCAGGGCGGCGGCGGCGGGCGGTACATCACCGCGTGGCCGCGCTGCATCAGCGCCTGCAGCCGGGCGGTGAGCTGCGGGCTGTAGCCGCGCCGGCGCGCGAGCGCCTGTTGCTGACACAGCCGGCGGTAGCGCGACGGGATCTCCTCGTCGCTCAGGCCGTCCCAGTCGCTGCGGTGGCGGCGTGCGCGCCAAGGGCTGGCCGCGCGGGCATCGAGCCAGCGCTCGAAGGCATCCCATTCGGCCGCGTGCCGAGCGACGAAGCTGTCCTGCCTCATGCGCGGCGCCCCAGCAGCCAGTTCGCGATGCCCAGCAGGCGCAGCACGCCCATCTCGCCACGCGCGCCGGTCACCGGCGCGACCACGTCGGCCAGTTCCTGCTGCCGTCCGGGCGTGAGCGTGCCCGCGCGTTCGGCGAACGCGATCACCGCGATCTGCTCATGCGCCTGCAGCGGCACGGCCGGGGCCTGCGGCTGCAGCTCCAGCGCGGTCGGCAAGGTCCGGTCGCGGGGGCATGGATCACCAGTGTGCCGGCGACCATGTCGCCCAGCCGCCGACTCCAGGGATCGGCCAGGCAGGCCACCAGACCCGCGCCGTAGCCCATCGGCAGCATGTCGACGGTCCGCATCAGGTTGCGCACGAAGCTGGCCATCCAGCCGATCGGTGCGCCGTCGGCCGAGACCACGCGCAATGACAACGCGCGCTTTCCCGGAGTCCGGCCGCCGGCCAGGGCCTCGAACAGCACCGGGTAGCCCCAGAAGATCACGAATAGCGTGACCATGTAGACGCCCGAGCCGACCCGGCCCAGCAGACCGAGCACGATCGCCGCGGCCAGCAGCAGGACGCCGCGGATGCCCAGGTCGATCAGCCAGGCGACCGCGCGCGGCACCGGGCCGGCCGCCGGCAGTTGCAGCGCCACGCCCTCGGGCGTGTGCACCTCGCGCACGGTGTCGAGCAGGGCCATGGGCGCCTGCGTGCGCGCTGCGGTCGCGGCCTCCCTGCGCCCCTGCTCCGTATCGCTCATGCGTCGTACGTCGTCCCGCTCAGGCCGCCATTGCGGCCAGATACTCGTCCTTGAGCCGGACGTAGTGTGCCGCGCTGTAGCGCAGCCCCTCGATCTGCGCCTCGGTGAGCCGGCGCACGCAGCGCGCCGGATTGCCGACCCACAGCTCGCCCTCGCCGATCTCCCGGCCCGGCGGCACCACCGCGCCGGCGCCAATCATCGCGTGACGGCCGACCACGACGCCGTCGAGCACGATCGCGCCCATGCCCACCAGCACCGCGTCGCCGATCGTGCAGGCATGCAGGATCGCCTTGTGGCCGACCGTGACGTCGCTGCCGACGATCGTCGCAAAGCCGCCGAGCTTGGCATGCGGGCCGGCGTGGCTGACGTGGATCACCGTGCCGTCCTGCACGCTGGTACGCGCGCCGATGCGCACGTGGTTGACGTCGCCGCGGATCACCGTGCCGGGCCAGACCGAGACGTCGTCGCCCAGATGCACGTCGCCGATCACGGTCGCGGCCGGATCGACATAGACGCGGGCGCCGAGCTGCGGAGCGATGTTGCGATAAGGGCGCAGGTTCATCGCGCGAGTATGCCTGCCCGGGCACGGCTTTGCCCCCTCGCGCAGAGGCCGCGGCGCTGCGATCCGCTCCTGCGCCGGGACCGGCGCCTGCGCGAGGACTCAGCGCGCGGACGGCAGCCGGTACCAGCCGCGGTCGTAGGCGAGCGAGCCCCACAGTGCCTGGGCATGCGCCTGCCGGGCCAGCGTCGGCGACAGCGCGGCCGGGCGCAGCACCCCGGTCCCGGGCGTGTAGCGGTACTGGCTCGGCGGCTTGTCCGGCTGGAACACGACCACGTCCTCGCCCTGCAGCCACGCGAAGT
This genomic window contains:
- a CDS encoding choline transporter, producing the protein MNDSPAHPAPEPAAPPERWHSRILGPVFYPSALIVLALVVLSFVVPEATETAFGHAKTWVANDAGWFTVLAVAGFLVFIIGIAVSGFGRIKLGPDHSRPDYNYVTWFAMLFAAGMGIGLMFFGVAEPIMHYAEPPIGDAQTIAAARQAMRITFFHWGIHAWAIYAVVALSLAYFAYRHGLPLRIRSSLYPIIGERIHGPIGHAVDTFAVLGTIFGLATSLGLGVIQINAGLNYLFDIAVGTTTQIVLITVITLIATGSVVSGLDRGVRRLSELNMIMAVALLAFVLIAGPTVYLMQTFVQNTGMYVSNLFSMTFNLYAYEPTSWLGGWTLFYWGWWIAWSPFVGMFIARISRGRTIREFVVGVLLVPLGFTFLWMTIYGNTALHMVMVDGVTQLVDAVAADSSVAIFQFLENLPFSTLTSGLATALVVIFFVTSSDSGSLVIDMLTTKGEEESPVWQRIFWALAEGAVAIALLLAGGLAALQAATIASALPFTVVMILMCWGMVRAMRLEVVKQVSTREARLAPTGLGGGGDWKVRLRALAHHPLQKEVLAYLQSQVRPAFEDVAAELRKQALEVQVDSGEDGRVWLQVGHGEEMDFYYSVRPIPYEPPSFMLDDPRRRRKDSDRYYRAEVHLREGGQDYDVMGWRRDELIHDVLDQYQRHIHFLNVVR
- a CDS encoding glutathione peroxidase, whose product is MTDTPPDRLSNDPRSPYYDADAMNRGIGIRFNGNERRDVEEYCVSEGWIRVAAGRALDRRGQPLTVKLKGTVEPYFHLGG
- a CDS encoding AAA family ATPase; the encoded protein is MSELPVSPPAPITGDALAERVAAVRDEVAKAFIGQPEVLDQILVALLAGGHVLLEGVPGLGKTLLVRALATALGCNFARVQFTPDLMPSDVSGHAVWDTKSETFVVRRGPIFTNLLLADEINRAPAKTQSALLEAMQEQQVTIEGHSFELPPPFMTLATQNPVEQEGTYPLPEAQLDRFLLKVLIDYPEHEDEVAMVTAISGGKVAADFDLSQLATVLAPGEIVALQQGTAATVVDAAVVDYAVRIAGATRRWPGIALGAGPRGSLALIRTGRAQAVLAGRDFVTPDDIREIATPALRHRIALAPELQIEGQDADQVLQAVLAKVDAPRR
- a CDS encoding gamma carbonic anhydrase family protein, with protein sequence MNLRPYRNIAPQLGARVYVDPAATVIGDVHLGDDVSVWPGTVIRGDVNHVRIGARTSVQDGTVIHVSHAGPHAKLGGFATIVGSDVTVGHKAILHACTIGDAVLVGMGAIVLDGVVVGRHAMIGAGAVVPPGREIGEGELWVGNPARCVRRLTEAQIEGLRYSAAHYVRLKDEYLAAMAA